In Anaeromyxobacter diazotrophicus, a genomic segment contains:
- a CDS encoding neutral/alkaline non-lysosomal ceramidase N-terminal domain-containing protein, with translation MKKLLTALAVLVALLGAAYGLGSLRWRPTFRAGPLRLETVARGAGPLLAGAAVAPLTPPHPVPVAGFARLKWMQEGQRDPVAVRALALREPGCTVVLVSAEILLVPGQLERAVERRVRDLKLDHLVVAATHTHAGPGGFWKDPLGERLATGPYDAAVFDHLVERTEAAIRGAVKALEPAYFSVARAQLPELARNRAGGSEVDGHLVSVRLTALAGHEVAQVVLYPAHATLLGLDNRLVSGDWPGALMRADAAPLLFFQGALGDQTTRLPPRTPGRPEAYAEALRAHVDDLDPSLADPWPALAVATATAVLPPADLGASPPALRRILQNLFYDWLPDRASLTAVRLGPLTLVAVPGEPVAEVGRRWREAAGEGAEVLALAGDYLGYVETSERMAEASGETVRTYYGPELADRLTGAVKLAAEAVRDPKPPPPEAPALVPVPAAKPPASPAPNPPAAAPASAAKAAAQKRTTGAPASSQDRKPRTPAVAAKTSEPPAAR, from the coding sequence TTGAAAAAGCTTCTCACCGCCCTCGCCGTCCTGGTCGCGCTGCTCGGCGCCGCGTACGGCCTGGGCTCGCTGCGCTGGCGCCCCACCTTCCGGGCGGGGCCGCTGCGTCTCGAGACCGTGGCGCGCGGCGCGGGGCCGCTCTTGGCCGGCGCGGCGGTGGCCCCGCTCACGCCGCCGCACCCGGTTCCGGTGGCGGGGTTCGCGCGCCTCAAGTGGATGCAGGAGGGGCAGCGGGACCCGGTGGCCGTGCGGGCGCTCGCCCTGCGCGAGCCCGGCTGCACGGTGGTGCTCGTCTCGGCGGAGATCCTGCTCGTCCCCGGGCAGCTCGAGCGCGCGGTCGAGCGGCGCGTCCGCGACCTCAAGCTCGACCACCTCGTGGTGGCCGCGACGCACACCCACGCCGGCCCGGGCGGCTTCTGGAAGGACCCCCTGGGCGAGCGGCTCGCCACCGGCCCGTACGACGCGGCCGTCTTCGACCACCTGGTGGAGCGGACCGAGGCGGCCATCCGCGGCGCGGTGAAGGCGCTCGAGCCCGCCTACTTCTCGGTGGCGCGCGCCCAGCTCCCGGAGCTGGCGCGCAACCGCGCCGGCGGGAGCGAGGTGGACGGGCACCTGGTGTCCGTCCGCCTGACCGCGCTCGCCGGCCACGAGGTGGCGCAGGTGGTGCTCTACCCCGCCCACGCCACCCTGCTCGGCCTCGACAACCGCCTCGTCTCGGGCGACTGGCCGGGGGCGCTCATGCGCGCCGACGCGGCGCCGCTGCTCTTCTTCCAGGGGGCGCTCGGCGATCAGACCACCCGGCTCCCGCCGCGCACGCCCGGCCGGCCCGAGGCGTACGCCGAGGCGCTCCGCGCGCACGTGGACGACCTCGACCCCTCGCTCGCCGACCCCTGGCCCGCGCTCGCCGTCGCGACCGCGACCGCGGTGCTCCCGCCCGCGGATCTCGGCGCCTCACCCCCGGCGCTGCGGCGCATCCTGCAGAACCTGTTCTACGACTGGCTCCCGGACCGGGCGAGCCTCACCGCGGTGCGGCTCGGGCCCCTCACGCTGGTGGCCGTCCCCGGCGAGCCGGTGGCCGAGGTGGGGCGCCGCTGGCGCGAGGCGGCGGGCGAGGGGGCCGAGGTGCTGGCGCTCGCCGGCGACTACCTCGGCTACGTCGAGACGAGCGAGCGGATGGCCGAGGCGTCGGGCGAGACGGTGCGCACCTACTACGGGCCGGAGCTGGCGGATCGGCTCACCGGCGCGGTGAAGCTCGCGGCCGAGGCGGTGCGCGACCCCAAGCCGCCGCCGCCCGAGGCGCCGGCGCTGGTGCCGGTCCCCGCAGCGAAGCCGCCCGCCTCGCCGGCCCCGAACCCGCCGGCCGCGGCGCCCGCCTCCGCGGCGAAGGCGGCCGCTCAGAAGCGGACCACCGGCGCACCGGCGTCGTCCCAGGACAGGAAGCCGAGGACGCCCGCCGTCGCCGCGAAGACCAGCGAGCCGCCCGCGGCCAGGTAG
- a CDS encoding PEGA domain-containing protein, with the protein MKATALTLLLSAAPALGAERLAVVAVADPPAGPAGELAELTHQLRAACRDRTSGVLEVSEMRARLLGQGAPATLSELERAHAGALAAFDGEDFQGAERTLRAVVEGLEQLPESPAVHEAWSRALVRLAFVERHLGRAAAATAALERLASLEPGFQVDEREYPPSFRKEAADARRRVAARARARLTVTASRAVAVYVDGRPIGATPATVALPPGRYRLSAVAGEVRVPELFVQLEEGERAVELDLALADALRLDAGPGLALAAPQRASALVRAGAGLGATRLVAVSEVADGEARFLDGALYDLTRGALLREGRVRMAAGAVPAPQLGALAAFLLTGQPARGVAAVDPAAAATAAAELRVGAAAAQPGAALAASPAAPAAPPRGRWLRPAAYAAGVVAVGLAGVATWQGVAAHAQYQDADAMLRSDGVLAPGASQQAYDAKRASADAAKRGAYLAAGGSLVFAATAGVLGFLSWDDAGAPVVRF; encoded by the coding sequence GTGAAGGCCACTGCGCTCACCCTCCTGCTCTCGGCCGCCCCGGCGCTCGGCGCGGAGCGGCTCGCCGTGGTCGCCGTCGCCGACCCTCCGGCCGGCCCGGCCGGCGAGCTGGCCGAGCTGACGCACCAGCTGCGCGCCGCCTGCCGCGATCGCACCAGCGGCGTGCTGGAGGTCTCCGAGATGCGGGCGCGCCTGCTCGGTCAGGGCGCCCCCGCCACGCTCTCCGAGCTGGAGCGCGCCCACGCCGGCGCGCTGGCCGCCTTCGACGGCGAGGACTTCCAGGGCGCGGAGCGCACGCTGCGCGCGGTGGTCGAGGGGCTGGAGCAGCTGCCGGAGTCGCCGGCGGTGCACGAAGCCTGGTCGCGGGCGCTCGTCCGGCTCGCCTTCGTCGAGCGGCACCTGGGCCGGGCGGCCGCGGCCACCGCGGCGCTGGAGCGGCTGGCGTCGCTCGAGCCGGGGTTCCAGGTGGACGAGCGCGAGTACCCGCCCTCCTTCCGCAAGGAGGCGGCCGACGCGCGGCGCCGGGTGGCGGCGCGGGCGCGGGCGCGCCTCACCGTCACCGCGTCCCGCGCCGTCGCGGTCTACGTGGACGGGCGGCCCATCGGCGCCACCCCGGCGACCGTGGCGCTGCCGCCGGGGCGCTACCGCCTGAGCGCCGTGGCGGGCGAGGTGCGCGTGCCGGAGCTCTTCGTGCAGCTCGAGGAGGGTGAGCGGGCGGTGGAGCTCGACCTGGCGCTGGCCGACGCGCTCCGGCTCGACGCCGGGCCCGGCCTGGCGCTGGCCGCACCGCAGCGCGCGAGCGCCCTGGTGCGCGCGGGCGCGGGGCTCGGGGCGACGCGGCTGGTGGCGGTGAGCGAGGTCGCCGACGGGGAGGCGCGCTTCCTCGACGGCGCCCTCTACGACCTCACCCGCGGCGCGCTGCTGCGCGAGGGTCGCGTCCGGATGGCGGCGGGCGCGGTGCCGGCGCCGCAGCTCGGCGCGCTGGCGGCCTTCCTCCTCACCGGCCAGCCGGCGCGCGGCGTGGCCGCGGTCGATCCCGCCGCCGCGGCGACGGCCGCCGCGGAGCTCCGGGTCGGCGCCGCCGCCGCCCAGCCGGGCGCGGCGCTGGCGGCCTCCCCCGCGGCGCCGGCCGCGCCGCCGCGCGGCCGCTGGCTCAGGCCGGCCGCCTACGCCGCCGGGGTGGTCGCGGTGGGCCTCGCCGGGGTCGCCACCTGGCAGGGCGTCGCCGCGCACGCGCAGTACCAGGACGCCGACGCCATGCTGCGCTCGGACGGCGTCCTCGCGCCCGGCGCCAGCCAGCAGGCCTACGACGCGAAGCGCGCCTCGGCCGACGCCGCCAAGCGCGGCGCCTACCTGGCCGCGGGCGGCTCGCTGGTCTTCGCGGCGACGGCGGGCGTCCTCGGCTTCCTGTCCTGGGACGACGCCGGTGCGCCGGTGGTCCGCTTCTGA
- a CDS encoding outer membrane protein assembly factor BamB family protein, which yields MRLLFTSLVAIGLACGGGSAPGGCRANAECGAGLVCVVPASGQPGTCQKPPIAIALTAPPAGARAGAAGLAVTARVTLAAADGVPPPVALVVDGAEVGPLAQSARDGAVVSYAGTYLPPAGLVATPTLFVVARTSAGVIPSDGVFVDVDTKPPVLKRTVGPACGTRAACPRDGAIDLFVAVAEDHPGVVEATVDLDGHQLAIPFQPAAVGTDLTVAVPLAKYPFPRFSGTVKVRVHARDAFGNEAVLDDLPAFPVTRLRWTKDLRDASQSALKVTGAAVRSSGEVVVGASDGKLRVVSADGAGLLPTTVSSFAISSAPSLGASTIWVGSDDGKLYGYSESDGVAFGCPSTAAVGAMFTPAVVSGTPELVFSAGGASAIYGMSADKKCLGGTGVSTTDPVTTASISKGGKLFLLTSRAARSTLRRYSTGLAEEASGATSCGTVATPPAIDQDGHILLACAGGEIVKCDATTLAPTLLATLSDYAPESIVLFPGGDLLVGTNDHKLHRLTPPATGTGAWTDAWSALPALTSSVRGVLVAEQDRDGVVAYAVTADGQLYALAADGQARWSTVGEVSAPLGISPLTFPTIAPAASASQLPTLYAGSDDGHLYAVVVDSALDPRSPWPKSHHDARNSGDAGAPVYP from the coding sequence ATGCGCTTGCTGTTCACCTCCCTCGTCGCGATCGGCCTCGCCTGCGGCGGGGGGTCGGCGCCGGGCGGCTGCCGCGCCAACGCCGAGTGCGGGGCGGGCCTCGTCTGCGTCGTCCCGGCGAGCGGCCAGCCCGGCACGTGCCAGAAGCCCCCCATCGCCATCGCGCTCACGGCGCCGCCGGCGGGGGCGCGGGCCGGGGCGGCCGGCCTGGCGGTCACCGCGCGGGTGACGCTGGCGGCGGCCGACGGCGTCCCGCCACCGGTGGCGCTGGTGGTGGACGGCGCCGAGGTGGGGCCGCTCGCCCAGAGCGCCCGCGACGGCGCGGTGGTGAGCTACGCCGGCACCTACCTGCCGCCGGCGGGCCTGGTCGCCACGCCCACCCTGTTCGTGGTGGCGCGGACCAGCGCGGGCGTCATCCCGAGCGACGGCGTGTTCGTGGACGTGGACACGAAGCCGCCCGTCCTGAAGCGGACCGTCGGCCCCGCCTGCGGCACGCGCGCCGCCTGCCCCCGCGACGGGGCGATCGACCTCTTCGTGGCGGTGGCGGAGGACCACCCCGGGGTGGTGGAGGCGACGGTGGACCTCGACGGACACCAGCTCGCGATCCCCTTCCAGCCGGCGGCGGTGGGGACCGACCTGACGGTGGCCGTGCCGCTCGCGAAGTACCCGTTCCCGCGCTTCTCCGGGACCGTGAAGGTGCGCGTCCACGCCCGCGACGCGTTCGGGAACGAGGCGGTGCTGGACGACCTGCCGGCGTTCCCGGTGACGAGGTTGAGGTGGACGAAGGACCTGCGGGACGCCTCGCAGTCGGCGCTCAAGGTGACTGGGGCTGCGGTGCGCTCGAGCGGTGAGGTTGTGGTTGGAGCTTCCGATGGAAAGCTGCGCGTCGTGAGCGCGGATGGGGCGGGGCTACTCCCGACGACCGTGTCCTCGTTCGCCATCTCCAGCGCCCCCAGCCTCGGCGCGAGCACGATCTGGGTCGGCAGCGACGATGGGAAGCTCTACGGGTACTCGGAGAGCGACGGCGTCGCCTTCGGCTGCCCCTCCACCGCGGCGGTGGGGGCGATGTTCACGCCGGCGGTGGTCTCCGGCACACCCGAGCTCGTGTTCTCCGCCGGCGGCGCTTCCGCGATCTACGGCATGAGCGCAGACAAGAAGTGTCTCGGCGGCACGGGAGTCAGCACGACAGACCCCGTCACGACCGCTTCCATCTCGAAGGGCGGCAAGCTGTTCCTCCTGACTTCACGGGCCGCGCGGTCCACGCTGCGCCGGTACTCGACGGGCCTCGCGGAAGAGGCGAGCGGAGCGACGAGCTGCGGGACGGTCGCCACACCGCCGGCCATCGATCAAGACGGCCACATCCTGCTGGCTTGCGCGGGCGGCGAGATCGTGAAGTGCGACGCGACCACACTGGCCCCGACCCTGCTGGCGACGTTGTCGGATTACGCGCCCGAGTCCATCGTCTTGTTCCCCGGCGGCGACCTGCTCGTAGGGACCAACGACCACAAGCTCCACCGCCTCACCCCTCCCGCCACGGGCACCGGCGCCTGGACCGACGCCTGGTCCGCGCTGCCCGCGCTCACCTCGTCGGTGCGCGGCGTGCTCGTCGCGGAGCAGGACCGCGACGGGGTGGTGGCCTACGCGGTCACCGCGGACGGCCAGCTCTACGCGCTCGCGGCCGACGGCCAGGCGCGGTGGTCCACGGTCGGCGAGGTCTCCGCGCCGCTCGGCATCTCGCCCCTCACCTTTCCCACCATCGCCCCCGCCGCCTCGGCCAGCCAGCTCCCGACGCTCTACGCAGGCTCGGACGACGGACACCTGTACGCGGTGGTGGTGGACTCCGCCCTCGATCCCCGCTCGCCGTGGCCCAAGTCGCACCACGACGCGCGCAACTCCGGCGACGCCGGCGCCCCGGTCTACCCGTGA